The genomic window CTTGAAGATAGCAGTGCGGAGCTATGTCTGAGTCTTTAAGGCTGGGATCACACATTGTTCTCTACGGTGTGGCAGAGGAACTGTGGCAGCGCTAACGTAACGCTAGCGTTAatcaagctgagcgttgaacttggttcaactttcaaagcgcaacgcgcaAGAGTATTCAAATGCCAGTTTAGGCAAACTGTTTGTGTTACTTAGGAACGAGAtggaacttattatggtctgagcgttgcgttgcACTTACCGCTGCGTTATTTCCAGTGTGATCCCTGCCTAACGCAAGTGATCCGTGCTTGTCCTTAGGAAATCTGCCATCCAGAAATAATTTGGTTGCACCCGGGTCAGGGCCACCTGACTGGCCCACACTGGTGCTGCTAAGGCTCTTTAGGAGTTAATTCAGCTGCTGCCACATGAAGGTCAGGCAATGCGACGGTCGAATTTGACGGTAGAATTCTGTTGTGTCGAATCAGTTGGTATCACACAGTACACATGACGCAACGGTGACCTTTTTTTACATAGGCTGTCCATCACACACTTCATATCAAGGATATTTGGAAGGAGAAAAGGGATCATTTTAGTAAGAAATAGTTCATATGtcgatgtctgtgtgtgtgtgccccgtTCACTTCAATAGATTCCATTCCATTATGTCGTGTCTCCTGACATAAGTTGCCGTTGCATCGCTTGCCGTATCTGTTGGCCTTAACCTGTAGGGTAGCTAGGTGTCCTCTAGGCACTCTTGTCTTCAtattttgacctttgacctcttctGTCTAGCGAGTGCTGTGGAGCTCTGGAATACTACGACAAGGCCTTTGACCGCATCACCACGCGTAATGAGAAACAGCTGAAGAGCATCAAGAGGATCTTCCACACGGTCACCACCACTGACGACCCGGTCATCCGCAAGGTGTGTGGTGTTGATGTGTGGTGACATCGGTTAACCATTTCACGTTAGTTGGGAAAACCAAGGGAAAAGCACTATGTCCAGTAATTAGTAGCTCATCTCTGATGGTTGAACAAAGACCataactcgtgtgtgtgtgtgtgtgtgtgtgtgtgtgccatgttgTTTCAGCTGGCCAAGACCCAGGGCAATGTGTTTGCTACCGATGCCATCCTGGCCACCCTGATGTGTTGCACGCGCTCAGTCAACTCTTGGGACATCATCGTGCAGCGAGTGGGGAACAAGTTGTTCTTCGACAAGAGAGACAACTCTGACTTTGGTGAGCCAGCCCTAGTtaatattgtttgtttgtttttttttttacttgattgttttgttttgttttcaatgAATGAGATTAAAACCCCACagtgagatggatggatggatcttCAGCCCCTTGTAAATTATATTTTGGTGGCTAACAGAAAAGCTTCCTCTTCCCTCACCACCTCCCCTACAGATCTGCTGACCGTGAGTGAGACGGCCAACGAGCCACCGCAGGACGAGGGCAACTCCTTCAACTCGCCACGCAACCTGGCCATGGAGGCCACCTACATCAACCATAACTTCAGCCAGCAGTGCCTCAAGATGGTACGCTAGCGCAGCGGAGGCCCAGACCTGCCGGTTCCCTTAATGagactctgctctgctctggtgGGGTGGGCTGTCTTCCCCCCTGGAGAAATTTGGTTTTGCAGCCCGGAGCTTATTAGCAAGAATTATGTTCGACCAATCGGAGGCGGAACAGTGCTCCACCAACAAAACAAATCTTCTTTAGGGATCTATTAACCAAATTGTACCTCAAGATGCTGACTTGAatgactttttatttatttatttatttatttatttatttatttatttattgaagcAGTTGTCAACTGTTATCATTGGTCTGACTTGAGTGTGAGCACCCTATCCAGGGCAGCATTAAGTACTGAAACTGAAACTGCCACATTTCTGCACTTTTCTGTCAGGGAGGAGAGAGGCACAAGttccccaaccccaaccccttcGTGGAGGAGGACATGGACAAGAATGAAGTGGCCTCTGTGGCCTACAGGTAAAGCACTCTAGATCTTAAACCACCCACTAAACCAAGCACTCTAGATCTTAAACCACCCACACTAAACCAAGACCCATTAGCCTTAATAACAAAATTCCAGTCTGACAAGTCCTAGATGGTAACCCGACCATTCAGTTGTAAGAGTTGTAAAAAAAAGCCTATTGCTGAAGAGCATGTTCTGTGTCCATTTCAGGTACCGGCGGTGGAAGCTTGGGGAGGACATTGATCTGATCGTCCGCTGTGAGCATGATGGTGTGATGACTGGAGCCAGCGGGGAGGTGTCCTTCATCAACGTCAAGACCCTCAACGAGTGGGACTCCAGAGTAAGACATGGGCCGAGTGGGGTTGGAGGCTCTGGGGGTAGGGTACAAATTGGAGTCAGCTGATCATTTGGAGCTGGaaaatggggggtgggggggtgatgAATAATGAGGCTTAGTGACTGCAGACCTGTTGGATAAAACCAGTGCCAGAGTGGTAGTTTGAGCCTCTTGGCGTACCGTATATTGAGTGAGGAGTTGGTTGAGTCATGTCTAGGCTTGGGATTTTGCATCAGGACATTTTTCTCATGATCTCTAGCAATGTAAATGATTGAGAATGCTGGAGAATATGTATAATAATGCTGTACAATAAGTAATGTGCATTGTTACGGTGGctgatggcgtgtgtgtgtgtcctgttcaGTATTGTAATGGAGTAGACTGGCGTCAGAAGCTGGACTCTCAGAGGGGAGCCGTTCTGGCCACAGAGCTGAAGAACAACAGCTACAAGCTGGCCCGCTGGACCTGCTGCGCCATGCTGGCTGGGTCAGAGTACCTGAAACTGGGGTgaggcatgcacgcacgcacatgcagacacacacacacaagcacaggcacactcgcacacattaAAATGGATCCTCATGTATcatactgttacacacacactaaaatgtatgtttatgtacttagggctgtcaaatgattaatcgctgaatttcTATAGTTAATCGTGACTAATTGCATATTTTATCACATGATTAAAATTGTGTTATTTTTCATTTCTGagaagtccatattaacaatgtaAAACAATTCTTACCCATGTTTCTTGATTGGGgatcaaatgaaagcaaagaaaGTTACTTTATGAGCTTTATTAACTATAAGAGGTATTTAAttgtttcaaatcaaatttcaaaagatgtgcagcggGCCTGAGGCAACGCAatgtattcttcagaaatataattGATGTAAACTGAAATTAATGCTACAGCAGAAATTCATTcacaaaatgtacacacataaatggcataacaaataaacaaaatagtCGATATAGCCTTTATTCATAGGCtgtctttgagttcagttgaaaataaggaacgtTTCATGagcaaaatgtagcctaggcctacagcacaTTTCAGTGAAgtgcataacaaacagaaatagCCTAGTCCATATCTTTCATATGTTCAGTTCACGTGTAACAGTGTAGAGTGTAAACAATGTTTAGCTTGTAGATTATATCTTAAACTACGAGCTATAATCTGCAATATACACACCATTACATCTAGTAACTAGTTTTAGTTCAGATGGTTTGTCTCGTAACCATAACGACATcccatcatcatcctcctctgGTCTCCAGGTACGTGTCCCGCTACCACGTGAAGGACTCGGCGCGCCACGTCATCCTAGGCACTCAGCAGTTCAAGCCCAACGAGTTTGCCAGCCAGATCAACCTGAGCATGGAGAACGCCTGGGGCATCCTCCGCTGCGTCATTGACATTTGCCGCAAGCTGGACGAGGGCAAGTACCTCATCCTCAAGGACCCCAACAAGGTGAGTCCAcagagcgcgcgcacacacacacacacacacacacacacacacacacacactgcctcagaATGGGAAGCAaaagctcttttttttttttcttccatgaTCAGTTAGGAAGTACATTACTTACTTATGGAAGTAAGTTATGAAAGTTGATTAATGTATTTGTCTCATTAGCATTACTGTTATACATTGATTGACCATTAGTTGTGTTTATTGCAATATATTGACCATCAAATTGGTGTATAACTCTTGATGCGTTTAATTTGTTCTATGTACTGGTGTTGGCCTCGATGTTGAACCTTTACCACTCACCCAATTGATTTATTCTTGGTGTATGTGAAACTGTTGACACAAGCATTCAGTGTTAATGAGTTGTGTtccacacctgtgtgtgtcttcgCAGCAAGTTATCCGCATCTACAGCCTGCCAGACGGCACCTTCAGCTCCGAcgaagatgaggatgaggaggaagatgaagaggacgaggaggacgaAGGTGAGATGAGGCGCCcgtgctgtttttgtttttttgtttgttttttttccctccaccCCTTGTAATCAGAGGTGCGAATGAAAGCCTCAGGGCAAAGGCAGCAGATGTGATAGCCGCGCGTACGTTCGAAAGACGTTCTTAAATGTTTTTTACGCGTCGCGAaacggaacacttcagttacgcacCCAGTGTAGCTTCCCTGTCAGGGCAAAGGCGGCATCGCTTATTTATCCAGGCCTGGTTGGGAGTCCTTATCTGAACCCAACACATCCCCCACTTCAATCTCTCGGCCTTCCTCTTGTCTTTTAGGATTTCAAATGTTGTTATAGTGTTGATTAAGTGAGGCGTTAACAGTGCATTGACATGGAAGTGTCAGCCGTTTGTTTAATAACAAGCATGAGCTTTTTCCATACCCCAAAAGGTAAAAAAGTTACAAATACTATAGTAGTGTTTCAGAGTGTagctttaaaggagaaatccggcgagtTTTCACCTAGAGGTCACCGAGTTCGGTCAGTACAAAAACGGAAACAGTCGGTTGTCCGTGAGCTCCATgattgttttagtttttttcgtaccgacagtactcggtgatcTCGAGAAGCGGAGATCTAAGTGAGAACTCGCCGGATTTTTCCTTTAAAGTAGTATCAATTACTGTTTTAGTGGTGTTAAAGGGCCATTCACTCAAAACTGTAATGATAACGGCAAAGAAATGTCGCTTTAGCTAATATGAATGCCAATGTCCCATACATAGACTATAAGGATAACGACAGGAAGAACAGTCAGGGAttactttcagagcgattttgagaacagtaaaaag from Alosa sapidissima isolate fAloSap1 chromosome 9, fAloSap1.pri, whole genome shotgun sequence includes these protein-coding regions:
- the eif3d gene encoding eukaryotic translation initiation factor 3 subunit D isoform X5, which produces MAMAKFLAPVIQDNPSGWGPCAVPDKFKDMPYQPFSKGDRLGKVADWTGATYQDKRYTNKYSSQFGGGSQYAYFHEEDETSFQLVDTAKTQKTAYQRNRLRFAQRNLRRDKDRRNVAQFNMQTLPKSAKQKERDRMRLQKKFQKQFGVRQKWDQKSQLKPRDSSVEVRSDWEVKEEMDFPRLMKMRYMEVADPLDIECCGALEYYDKAFDRITTRNEKQLKSIKRIFHTVTTTDDPVIRKLAKTQGNVFATDAILATLMCCTRSVNSWDIIVQRVGNKLFFDKRDNSDFDLLTVSETANEPPQDEGNSFNSPRNLAMEATYINHNFSQQCLKMGGERHKFPNPNPFVEEDMDKNEVASVAYRYRRWKLGEDIDLIVRCEHDGVMTGASGEVSFINVKTLNEWDSRYCNGVDWRQKLDSQRGAVLATELKNNSYKLARWTCCAMLAGSEYLKLGYVSRYHVKDSARHVILGTQQFKPNEFASQINLSMENAWGILRCVIDICRKLDEGKYLILKDPNKQVIRIYSLPDGTFSSDEDEDEEEDEEDEEDEDEEN
- the eif3d gene encoding eukaryotic translation initiation factor 3 subunit D isoform X1 → MAMAKFLAPVIQDNPSGWGPCAVPDKFKDMPYQPFSKGDRLGKVADWTGATYQDKRYTNKYSSQFGGGSQYAYFHEEDETSFQLVDTAKTQKTAYQRNRLRFAQTSFQRNLRRDKDRRNVAQFNMQTLPKSAKQKERDRMRLQKKFQKQFGVRQKWDQKSQAQLKPRDSSVEVRSDWEVKEEMDFPRLMKMRYMEVADPLDIECCGALEYYDKAFDRITTRNEKQLKSIKRIFHTVTTTDDPVIRKLAKTQGNVFATDAILATLMCCTRSVNSWDIIVQRVGNKLFFDKRDNSDFDLLTVSETANEPPQDEGNSFNSPRNLAMEATYINHNFSQQCLKMGGERHKFPNPNPFVEEDMDKNEVASVAYRYRRWKLGEDIDLIVRCEHDGVMTGASGEVSFINVKTLNEWDSRYCNGVDWRQKLDSQRGAVLATELKNNSYKLARWTCCAMLAGSEYLKLGYVSRYHVKDSARHVILGTQQFKPNEFASQINLSMENAWGILRCVIDICRKLDEGKYLILKDPNKQVIRIYSLPDGTFSSDEDEDEEEDEEDEEDEDEEN
- the eif3d gene encoding eukaryotic translation initiation factor 3 subunit D isoform X2, with the translated sequence MAMAKFLAPVIQDNPSGWGPCAVPDKFKDMPYQPFSKGDRLGKVADWTGATYQDKRYTNKYSSQFGGGSQYAYFHEEDETSFQLVDTAKTQKTAYQRNRLRFAQTSFQRNLRRDKDRRNVAQFNMQTLPKSAKQKERDRMRLQKKFQKQFGVRQKWDQKSQLKPRDSSVEVRSDWEVKEEMDFPRLMKMRYMEVADPLDIECCGALEYYDKAFDRITTRNEKQLKSIKRIFHTVTTTDDPVIRKLAKTQGNVFATDAILATLMCCTRSVNSWDIIVQRVGNKLFFDKRDNSDFDLLTVSETANEPPQDEGNSFNSPRNLAMEATYINHNFSQQCLKMGGERHKFPNPNPFVEEDMDKNEVASVAYRYRRWKLGEDIDLIVRCEHDGVMTGASGEVSFINVKTLNEWDSRYCNGVDWRQKLDSQRGAVLATELKNNSYKLARWTCCAMLAGSEYLKLGYVSRYHVKDSARHVILGTQQFKPNEFASQINLSMENAWGILRCVIDICRKLDEGKYLILKDPNKQVIRIYSLPDGTFSSDEDEDEEEDEEDEEDEDEEN
- the eif3d gene encoding eukaryotic translation initiation factor 3 subunit D isoform X3 is translated as MAKFLAPVIQDNPSGWGPCAVPDKFKDMPYQPFSKGDRLGKVADWTGATYQDKRYTNKYSSQFGGGSQYAYFHEEDETSFQLVDTAKTQKTAYQRNRLRFAQTSFQRNLRRDKDRRNVAQFNMQTLPKSAKQKERDRMRLQKKFQKQFGVRQKWDQKSQAQLKPRDSSVEVRSDWEVKEEMDFPRLMKMRYMEVADPLDIECCGALEYYDKAFDRITTRNEKQLKSIKRIFHTVTTTDDPVIRKLAKTQGNVFATDAILATLMCCTRSVNSWDIIVQRVGNKLFFDKRDNSDFDLLTVSETANEPPQDEGNSFNSPRNLAMEATYINHNFSQQCLKMGGERHKFPNPNPFVEEDMDKNEVASVAYRYRRWKLGEDIDLIVRCEHDGVMTGASGEVSFINVKTLNEWDSRYCNGVDWRQKLDSQRGAVLATELKNNSYKLARWTCCAMLAGSEYLKLGYVSRYHVKDSARHVILGTQQFKPNEFASQINLSMENAWGILRCVIDICRKLDEGKYLILKDPNKQVIRIYSLPDGTFSSDEDEDEEEDEEDEEDEDEEN
- the eif3d gene encoding eukaryotic translation initiation factor 3 subunit D isoform X4 gives rise to the protein MAMAKFLAPVIQDNPSGWGPCAVPDKFKDMPYQPFSKGDRLGKVADWTGATYQDKRYTNKYSSQFGGGSQYAYFHEEDETSFQLVDTAKTQKTAYQRNRLRFAQRNLRRDKDRRNVAQFNMQTLPKSAKQKERDRMRLQKKFQKQFGVRQKWDQKSQAQLKPRDSSVEVRSDWEVKEEMDFPRLMKMRYMEVADPLDIECCGALEYYDKAFDRITTRNEKQLKSIKRIFHTVTTTDDPVIRKLAKTQGNVFATDAILATLMCCTRSVNSWDIIVQRVGNKLFFDKRDNSDFDLLTVSETANEPPQDEGNSFNSPRNLAMEATYINHNFSQQCLKMGGERHKFPNPNPFVEEDMDKNEVASVAYRYRRWKLGEDIDLIVRCEHDGVMTGASGEVSFINVKTLNEWDSRYCNGVDWRQKLDSQRGAVLATELKNNSYKLARWTCCAMLAGSEYLKLGYVSRYHVKDSARHVILGTQQFKPNEFASQINLSMENAWGILRCVIDICRKLDEGKYLILKDPNKQVIRIYSLPDGTFSSDEDEDEEEDEEDEEDEDEEN